In one window of Pseudomonas chlororaphis subsp. chlororaphis DNA:
- the lpxC gene encoding UDP-3-O-acyl-N-acetylglucosamine deacetylase — translation MIKQRTLKNIIRATGVGLHSGEKVYLTLKPAPVDTGIVFCRADLDPVVQIPARAENVGETTMSTTLVNGDTKVDTVEHLLSAMAGLGIDNAYVELSASEVPIMDGSAGPFVFLIQSAGLEEQDAAKKFIRILREVTVEDGDKRATFVPFDGFKVSFEIDFDHPVFRDRTQSASVDFSSTSFVKEVSRARTFGFMSDIEYLRKHNLALGGSVENAIVVDADGVLNEDGLRYEDEFVKHKILDAIGDLYLLGNSLIGEFKGFKSGHALNNQLLRKLIEQKDAWEVVTFEDASTAPISYMRPVAAV, via the coding sequence ATGATTAAACAACGCACCCTGAAGAATATTATCCGTGCCACAGGTGTAGGCCTGCACTCCGGGGAGAAGGTTTACCTGACCCTCAAGCCTGCGCCTGTCGACACCGGCATTGTGTTTTGTCGTGCCGACCTGGACCCTGTGGTGCAGATTCCTGCTCGCGCGGAAAACGTTGGTGAAACCACTATGTCGACCACCCTGGTCAACGGTGACACCAAAGTGGACACGGTGGAGCACTTGCTCTCGGCCATGGCTGGCCTGGGCATCGATAACGCCTACGTCGAGCTCTCCGCGTCCGAAGTCCCGATCATGGATGGCAGCGCTGGACCCTTCGTATTCCTGATTCAATCTGCCGGCCTGGAAGAACAGGACGCAGCCAAGAAGTTCATCCGCATCCTTCGCGAGGTGACAGTGGAAGACGGCGACAAGCGCGCCACTTTCGTGCCTTTCGACGGTTTTAAAGTGAGCTTTGAGATCGATTTCGATCACCCGGTTTTCCGTGACCGCACCCAGAGTGCAAGCGTGGACTTTTCCAGCACTTCGTTCGTAAAAGAAGTCAGCCGCGCCCGTACCTTTGGTTTCATGAGTGATATCGAGTACCTGCGCAAGCACAACCTCGCACTCGGCGGCAGCGTGGAAAACGCCATCGTGGTCGACGCGGATGGTGTACTGAACGAGGACGGCCTTCGCTACGAAGACGAATTCGTGAAGCACAAGATCCTCGACGCAATTGGTGACCTCTACCTGCTGGGCAACAGCCTGATAGGTGAGTTCAAAGGCTTCAAGTCGGGCCATGCACTGAACAACCAGCTTCTGCGCAAGCTCATTGAGCAGAAAGACGCTTGGGAAGTCGTGACCTTCGAAGATGCCAGCACTGCACCGATCTCTTACATGCGTCCGGTTGCGGCCGTGTAA
- the ftsZ gene encoding cell division protein FtsZ — protein MFELVDNVPASPVIKVIGVGGGGGNAVNHMVKSNIEGVEFICANTDAQALKNIGARTILQLGTGVTKGLGAGANPEVGRQAALEDRERIAEVLAGTNMVFITTGMGGGTGTGAAPIIAEVAKEMGILTVAVVTRPFPFEGRKRMQIADEGIRALSESVDSLITIPNEKLLTILGKDASLLSAFAKADDVLAGAVRGISDIIKRPGMINVDFADVRTVMSEMGMAMMGTGCASGPNRAREATEAAIRNPLLEDVNLQGARGILVNITAGPDLSLGEYSDVGSIIEAFASEHAMVKVGTVIDPDMRDELHVTVVATGLGAKIEKPVKVIDNTVQTSMAAAQAPAPARQELPSVNYRDLDRPTVMRNQAQASAATAAKLNPQDDLDYLDIPAFLRRQAD, from the coding sequence ATGTTCGAACTCGTAGACAACGTCCCCGCAAGTCCGGTAATCAAGGTTATCGGTGTCGGCGGTGGCGGCGGCAACGCCGTCAATCACATGGTCAAGAGCAACATCGAAGGCGTCGAATTCATCTGCGCCAACACTGATGCTCAAGCGCTGAAAAACATCGGCGCGCGGACCATCCTGCAACTGGGTACCGGCGTGACCAAGGGCCTGGGTGCTGGCGCCAATCCTGAAGTCGGCCGTCAAGCCGCCCTGGAAGACCGCGAGCGTATCGCTGAAGTGCTGGCGGGCACCAACATGGTGTTCATCACGACCGGCATGGGCGGTGGTACCGGTACCGGTGCCGCGCCGATCATCGCCGAAGTGGCCAAGGAAATGGGCATCCTCACCGTTGCGGTGGTGACCCGTCCGTTCCCGTTCGAAGGCCGCAAGCGCATGCAGATCGCCGATGAAGGCATCCGCGCGCTGAGCGAAAGCGTCGATTCGTTGATCACCATTCCCAACGAAAAACTGCTGACCATCCTCGGCAAAGACGCCAGCCTGCTGTCGGCTTTCGCCAAGGCCGACGACGTGCTGGCCGGTGCCGTTCGCGGTATCTCCGACATCATCAAGCGTCCGGGCATGATCAACGTCGACTTCGCCGACGTACGCACCGTGATGAGCGAAATGGGCATGGCAATGATGGGCACTGGCTGCGCCAGCGGTCCTAACCGTGCACGTGAAGCGACCGAAGCGGCGATCCGCAACCCGCTGCTGGAAGACGTGAACCTGCAAGGCGCACGCGGCATCCTGGTGAACATCACCGCCGGTCCCGACCTGTCCCTGGGCGAGTACTCCGACGTGGGTAGCATCATCGAAGCCTTTGCTTCCGAGCACGCGATGGTCAAGGTCGGTACCGTTATCGATCCGGACATGCGCGACGAGCTGCACGTGACTGTGGTTGCCACAGGTCTGGGCGCGAAAATCGAGAAACCTGTGAAGGTCATCGACAATACCGTGCAAACCTCCATGGCCGCTGCACAGGCGCCAGCACCTGCGCGTCAGGAACTGCCGTCGGTCAACTACCGTGATCTGGACCGTCCGACCGTCATGCGCAACCAGGCCCAGGCCAGTGCTGCGACTGCGGCGAAGCTGAATCCGCAAGATGATCTGGACTACCTGGACATCCCGGCTTTCCTGCGTCGCCAGGCCGATTGA
- the ftsA gene encoding cell division protein FtsA, translated as MANVQSGKMIVGLDIGTSKVVALVGEVAADGTLEIVGIGTHPSRGLKKGVVVNIESTVQSIQRAVEEAQLMAGCRIHSAFVGVAGNHIRSLNSHGIVAIRDREVSSADLERVLDAAQAVAIPADQRVLHTLPQDYVIDNQEGVREPLGMSGVRLEAKVHVVTCAVNAAQNIEKCVRRCGLEIDDIILEQLASAYSVLTDDEKELGVCLVDIGGGTTDIAIFTEGAIRHTAVIPIAGDQVTNDIAMALRTPTQYAEEIKIRYACALAKLAGAGETIKVPSVGDRPPRELSRQALAEVVEPRYDELFTLIQAELRRSGYEDLIPAGIVLTGGTSKMEGAVELAEEIFHMPVRLGVPHTVKGLSDVVRNPIYSTGVGLLLYGLQKQSDGISFSGIGSRDSYSSDEPKAALLDRIKSWVQGNF; from the coding sequence ATGGCAAACGTGCAAAGCGGCAAAATGATCGTCGGTCTGGATATCGGCACCTCCAAGGTGGTGGCGCTGGTAGGCGAGGTCGCGGCCGATGGCACGCTGGAAATCGTCGGTATCGGCACCCATCCATCGCGCGGCCTGAAGAAGGGCGTGGTGGTGAATATCGAGTCCACCGTTCAATCGATCCAGCGCGCGGTAGAAGAAGCGCAACTGATGGCCGGTTGCCGTATCCACTCGGCGTTCGTCGGCGTGGCGGGCAATCACATTCGCAGCCTGAACTCCCACGGCATCGTGGCGATTCGTGATCGCGAAGTGAGCTCGGCGGACCTGGAGCGGGTACTCGACGCGGCGCAGGCCGTGGCGATTCCGGCCGACCAGCGGGTGCTGCACACCCTGCCGCAGGATTACGTGATCGATAACCAGGAAGGCGTGCGCGAGCCACTGGGCATGTCCGGCGTACGCCTGGAAGCCAAGGTGCACGTGGTGACCTGCGCGGTGAATGCCGCCCAGAACATCGAAAAGTGCGTGCGTCGCTGCGGCCTGGAAATCGACGACATCATTCTCGAACAACTGGCCTCGGCGTATTCGGTGCTGACCGACGACGAGAAAGAGCTGGGCGTGTGCCTGGTGGATATCGGTGGCGGTACCACCGACATCGCGATCTTCACCGAAGGCGCGATCCGCCATACCGCGGTGATCCCGATTGCCGGCGACCAGGTGACCAACGACATCGCCATGGCGCTGCGTACGCCGACCCAGTACGCCGAAGAAATCAAGATTCGTTATGCCTGCGCCCTGGCCAAGCTGGCCGGTGCCGGCGAAACCATCAAGGTGCCAAGCGTCGGCGACCGTCCGCCGCGCGAGCTGTCCCGCCAGGCTCTGGCCGAAGTGGTCGAGCCGCGTTACGACGAGCTGTTCACCCTGATCCAGGCCGAACTGCGTCGCAGCGGCTACGAAGACCTGATCCCTGCCGGCATCGTGCTGACCGGCGGTACTTCGAAAATGGAAGGCGCGGTCGAACTGGCCGAAGAGATTTTCCACATGCCGGTCCGCCTGGGCGTGCCGCACACCGTCAAAGGCCTGTCCGACGTGGTGCGCAACCCGATCTACTCCACCGGCGTGGGCTTGCTGTTGTACGGGCTGCAGAAGCAGTCCGACGGTATCTCGTTCTCCGGCATCGGTAGCCGGGACAGCTACAGCAGCGACGAACCCAAGGCCGCCTTGCTCGATCGCATCAAGAGCTGGGTGCAGGGCAATTTCTGA
- a CDS encoding cell division protein FtsQ/DivIB: MQGAQLRHQQPAPGRKPVPRGASRMVAKEPMSARLPKANFGVLKSLMWPVLLVALGFGTYEGAQRLLPYADRPITKVAVQGDLSYISQQAVQQRIAPYVAASFFTIDLASMRTELEQMPWIAHAEVRRVWPDQVVIRLEEQLPVARWGDEALLNNQGQAFTPRELANYEHLPQLFGPQRAQQQVMQQYQVLSQMLRPMGFSIARLELRERGSWFLTTGAGSAGPGIELLLGRDHLVEKMRRFIAIYEKTLKEQITNIARIDLRYANGLAVGWREPVAPTTAQPAVAKN; this comes from the coding sequence ATGCAAGGCGCCCAGCTACGTCATCAGCAACCCGCTCCCGGCCGCAAGCCGGTGCCGCGTGGTGCCAGCCGGATGGTGGCCAAGGAGCCGATGTCGGCGCGCCTGCCGAAAGCCAACTTTGGCGTGCTGAAAAGCCTGATGTGGCCGGTGCTGCTGGTCGCGCTGGGCTTCGGCACTTACGAGGGCGCGCAGCGCCTGTTGCCCTATGCCGACCGGCCGATCACCAAGGTCGCGGTGCAGGGCGACCTGAGTTACATCAGCCAGCAGGCGGTGCAGCAGCGGATCGCGCCCTACGTCGCGGCGAGCTTCTTCACCATCGACCTGGCGAGCATGCGTACCGAGCTGGAACAGATGCCATGGATCGCTCATGCCGAGGTACGGCGTGTGTGGCCGGACCAGGTGGTGATTCGCCTGGAAGAGCAGTTGCCGGTGGCCCGTTGGGGCGACGAGGCGCTGTTGAACAACCAGGGCCAGGCCTTCACCCCGCGTGAGCTGGCGAACTACGAGCATTTGCCACAGTTGTTCGGCCCGCAGCGGGCCCAGCAGCAGGTGATGCAGCAGTACCAGGTGTTGAGCCAGATGCTTCGCCCGATGGGTTTCTCCATTGCCCGTCTGGAGTTGCGCGAGCGCGGCAGCTGGTTCCTGACCACGGGGGCCGGCAGCGCCGGTCCTGGTATCGAACTGTTGCTTGGACGCGATCACCTGGTGGAGAAGATGCGCCGCTTCATTGCCATTTATGAAAAAACGCTGAAAGAACAGATTACGAACATCGCGCGCATCGATCTGCGTTATGCCAACGGCCTGGCCGTCGGCTGGCGGGAACCTGTAGCGCCCACGACGGCCCAACCCGCCGTCGCGAAGAATTAA
- a CDS encoding D-alanine--D-alanine ligase: protein MTAAYASLFSTLAPKDFGRVAVLFGGKSAEREVSLKSGNAVLEALLSAGVDAFGIDVGDDFLQRLLNEKIDRAFIILHGRGGEDGSMQGLLECMGIPYTGSGILASALAMDKLRTKQVWHSLGIPTPRHAVLGSEADCISAATELGMPLIVKPAHEGSSIGMAKVTSASELIDAWKAASTYDSQVLVEQWIQGPEFTIATLRGQVLPPIALGTPHTFYDYDAKYLASDTQYRIPCGLDSDKEQELMNLTAKACGALGIAGWARADVMQDADGQFWFLEVNTAPGMTDHSLVPMAARAAGLDFQQLVLAILAESVVSNAEPRG, encoded by the coding sequence ATGACCGCCGCCTACGCCTCTCTGTTTTCGACCCTCGCGCCGAAGGATTTCGGTCGCGTCGCCGTGCTGTTCGGCGGCAAGAGCGCCGAGCGCGAAGTCTCGCTGAAGTCCGGCAATGCCGTGCTCGAAGCCTTGCTGAGCGCCGGTGTGGACGCCTTCGGCATCGACGTCGGTGACGACTTCCTGCAGCGCCTGCTGAACGAGAAGATCGACCGTGCCTTCATCATCCTCCACGGTCGTGGCGGCGAAGACGGCAGCATGCAGGGCCTGCTGGAATGCATGGGCATTCCCTACACCGGCAGCGGCATCCTGGCTTCGGCGTTGGCGATGGACAAACTGCGTACCAAGCAGGTCTGGCACAGCCTCGGTATTCCGACGCCACGTCACGCCGTACTTGGCTCCGAGGCCGATTGTATTTCTGCGGCTACGGAACTGGGCATGCCTTTGATCGTCAAACCGGCGCATGAAGGTTCCAGTATTGGTATGGCCAAAGTGACATCCGCGTCCGAACTGATCGACGCATGGAAAGCGGCCAGCACCTACGACTCGCAAGTCTTGGTTGAACAATGGATTCAAGGTCCGGAGTTCACCATCGCCACGCTGCGCGGCCAGGTATTGCCACCGATCGCCCTGGGCACGCCCCACACGTTTTACGACTACGACGCCAAGTACCTGGCTTCCGATACCCAGTACCGGATTCCGTGCGGCCTCGACAGTGACAAAGAGCAGGAGCTCATGAACCTGACGGCGAAAGCCTGCGGGGCGCTCGGTATCGCCGGTTGGGCGCGTGCCGACGTGATGCAGGACGCCGATGGCCAGTTCTGGTTCCTGGAAGTGAACACCGCTCCCGGCATGACCGATCACAGCCTGGTTCCGATGGCGGCCCGTGCCGCCGGTCTGGATTTCCAGCAGCTGGTTCTGGCCATCCTGGCGGAGAGTGTCGTCAGTAACGCAGAGCCGCGAGGTTAA